DNA from Brachyspira aalborgi:
TCGATAAGCAAAGAGGCAAAAGAAATTAGAAAATACGATGTCAATGTAAATGCATTTTTAGATTTGAAAGCGAAGAGAATCGATGTCGTTATAATAGACGAAGTCGCCGCTCAATATTATATCTCGGAAGAAAAAGTCGATTTTGTAGTCGTTGAAAACAGCCCTTTAACCGAAGAGTTTTACGGAGTCGGATTTAGAAAAACTGACGCTAAACTTTTGGCTGAAGTCGATAAAATATTGGATGAAATGAAAGCGGATGGAAAAGCCTCTGAAATATCTCAAAAATGGTTTGCTAAAGATATAGTTTTAAAATAATCAATAAATAAACTTCTTAAAAAACCGTCATATTAATTTGTGGCGGTTTTATTTTTAATATAATCTAAATAAATATTTAATTTTTTATATTCGATTTTACGCATAAAATTTTCCATAAATTCCCAATTAGGCTGTCCTTTAGAATTTATTGGTAATAATATTCTATCATTTTTTAATCTATTTTCTGTTCGCCCATAACCAAAAGAATATTTTTCTTTAAAACGGCATAATATCGAAGCGACAAATAAACCCATATAGCGATTTATCCATTTTGCATAACCGAAAGAGTTGCTTGTAGTAGATATAAAATCTTCTTTTTTATAAACCGAATAGCCCGCTCCTCCGTCTCCTTGATTTACAAACATTATACAATTTCCTTTTTGTAATAAATAATTAGGCTCTACAAAACCGCTTACTCCATTATTATTTAATGTTGCCGATAAAAAAGAAACGCCGTTTATACTTTCTTTAGTTTCCTTATTTGTATTTTGACATTTGCCTTTTTCTATTCTTTCAAATAAATCGTTAAGTTTAAATTCTTTCCATTTTAAAGAAGATAATTTTAAATCTTTATTTATTATATTTATTTTATCTTTTTCTTCAAAAAAATACTCTTTTCCATGCGTTATCATATTAAATTCAAAAGTTAGATAATCAGCCATAGTTTTTTCAAAATCTTCTTCTTTAGGAATTTCATCATTAAAATAATAAAAACTATGCAGCCATTCGTCTTCCGCTTCGATAGTCGTTTTTACGCAAAATTTAGTTTCCGCTTCGGTTTCGCCTCGCCATACTTTTAATAAATGTTCTTTTCTATCTTTTTCATGAATAGTTTTTATCAATCCTTTATGCTTTTGAACTTCAAAACCGTCATCTTCAAAATTAATAAATTTACAAATTTTATTTTTATAATCATGCGGAATGCCTGCAGTAAAAATCGCTATGCAAGGATTTGTTCCGACTCTATAAAAAGTATTTTTGTTTAATGTTATCACGCCTTCTAAAGTATGCTTTTTTAAAATGCTTTCTTTAATCGCTTTTTCTTCTTTAGTTTTTCCCGTAACCGCGCTTTGCGGTATGATTACGATAACCTTTCCGCCTTTTAATATAGAATTGCATAAATGTTCCGTAAAAGATATTTCGGTTAAATTTTTATCCACTTTTCCTTGAGAATAAGGAGGATTCATAAATCCTACCGTAGCCTCGCAATCGGTTTGTAATTGTTTTGGATTTTGTTTTAAAAAGTCTTCGTTATTTAAATTGCTTTTGCCATCTCCTCTCAATACCATATTTGTAGTGGCAACGGCAAACATAAACGGCTGCAATTCAAATCCGAAAAGTTGATTTTGTCTAATATTATTTTTTTGCATTATATCGTTTGTCTTTGAAATCATATTATTCATAGCCGATACTAAAAATCCTCCCGTTCCGCAACAAGGGTCTAAAATAATATCGTTTGGTTTTAAATCGGCTAATTCGCAAAATAAATCCGTTATATGTCTAGGCGTCAAAACTATTCCCAAACTTTGAGCGTCTCCTCCGCTAAAACGCATAAATTCAGAATAGAATCTTCCCAAATAATCTTCAGAATTTTTTATACTTTTAATATTGTCGTATATTTTATTTTTTACAAATTCCGCATAATATCTCAAAGGCGTAGAATTAATTTTTATTCCGTTTTTATCAGAAATTTCGCATAATTCGTTAATCTTTTTAGTATCTTTAATAACCGAAAATTGAGACAATACTTTATCTCTTTTAGTTTCGGGACTTAATCTCGCCCTTTTTAAATTCTTTTCTATAAGCTCCCATAATTTTTGCCCGTCCGTAGTAGCTCCATCATTGTTTAGATAATCGATATTTAATTTATTTTCTTTCATTTCGTCTAAAGCTAAAAGTATTCCCGAAACTATTAAAGGTTTGTCGGCGTCTTTTATAGCTCCGTAATTTCGTAAACATTCATGCAAATATTCCGCGTCTTGTTTAACTTCTTCGTCTGTCGTTTCTTCTTTCGGAGTAATATTTAATATTTCTTGAGAATAATAACTTTCTATATTGTCTTCGTTTAGTAAAGTAAATGTTTCTAAATCGTTTAATTTTTTATCGAGTATTCCTCTTTCGTTAATAAAATACGGGCTAATTTTATGATGCTTTTCATCTCCGCTAACGCCAATTGCAATAATTTTTTTGAAGCTTGTATTTTTCGCCAAATGTTTTGCATAATGAATAGCGCCATTAACCGCATAATCTGTAATGCTTTTAATATTATCCAAATCTATGCAAGAATTAGAATCCAATTTACAATGCTTACTTAAATCGGATTTATCTTCTATAACGATTAAAAAGTCTTTCACTTTTGCAGTAAAATCTGGAAATCCGCTTTCGCCCGTTCCTTTCTTGCTTGCGCTTTTCAAAGCTTCGTCAACTTCTTTAATATTCGAGCCTTGAGCGGTAGCGTCAATATTCGCGCTTTGCAGTAAAGAATATACCCAAAAATCAGTTTTAATTTCTTTTTTAGCCATAAAAAACTCTATCAATTAAAAATATAAAATTAATTATATCAAATTATTAAAGTTTTGTAAATTATGTTAAGTTATGAAATTAAATAAGTTTTTATAAAATAATAATTTGAAAAATATAAAAAATATAGTATAATGATATTTAAATTTATTTTAAGGTTTTATTTCTTATGAAGAGAATATTATTAAATTTTTTATTTTTAACTTTAATTTTATTTACGATTATTTATTGTAAAAAAGAAAACGAAACGGTTGAAGAAGAAAATATTTACGATACTTATGTCAAGGGAAATTCGAATAATATATATCATAGCAAATATTCTAATGTCGTAAAAATTCAAGGCAGATATGTAGAAAAAACAAATAATTCTTTCTATCTTACTTTGGGCGGAAGAGAAGAAGGCAGATATGTAGAAAAAACGAATAATTCTTTCTATCTTACTTTGGGCGGAAGAGAAGAAGGCAAATATGACGAAAACTATAATATATTTGAAGCTATCAGATTTGGAAGCCTTCAAAGAGTGGCGGAAATAATAGAAGCGGATAACTCGCAAATCAAAGCCGAGTTATATAATGACGGAGAAGAAGAATATGAAGAACATAATGAATTTACGGGTAATTATTATAATATATATGGAATTAATCCTTTATCGTTTGCCGTATTCTATAGAGATATTGGAATAATTCAATATTTACTTGATAATATTAACGATGAATCCGTTTTATTGCATGGGGATGTAGACGGATGGAACGCTTTTGCTTATGCATGCGTGGTTGGAACAGTCGATATAATAAAAGCGCTTATTCAAAAATATCCCGATTTCGTTAATTGGGAAGATTCTTACGGAGCGAACGGGCTTCACATGGCGTCTTTAAATGGAAATATTTCAGTTTTAGATTATTTGGTTAATGATTTAAAAATAGATATAAATTCTAGGAATGACAAAGGAGAAGGAGTTTTATATTATGCTAACGATGAGGAAACCGAAGAAGCTCTTATAAAATTAGGCGCTAAAAGAAGAAAATATTACGATTATGACTATGAGGATGAATACGATTATTGATTTTATTTTTCTTAATTATTGATAAAATAAATCGATTATATTATTTAATAAATTTTGAATGAAATTTAATAAAAAACAAAAGGAAGGAAAAACAATGAAACAAACATTTTTAAGATTTTTATTTTTAACTTTAATTTTATTTACGATTATTTATTGTAAAAAAGAAAACGAAACGGTTGAAGAAGAAAATATTTACAACGCTTATGTCAAAGGCAATACGAATAATATATATCATAGCAAATATTCTAATGTCGTAAAAATTCAAGGCAGATATGTAGAAAAAACTAATAATTCTTTCTATCTTACTTTGGGCGGAAGAGAAGAAGGCAGATATGTAGAAAAAACTAATAATTCTTTCTATCTTACTTTGGGCGGAAGAGAAGAAGGCAAATACGACAATAACTATAATATATTTGAAGCTATCAGATTTGGTGGAAGCCTTCAAAGAGTGGCGGAAATAATAGAAGCGGATAACTCGCAAATCGAAGCCGAATTTGATAATGACGGAGAAGAAGAATATAATGAATTTGCGGACCATTATTATATTATAGATGGAGTTAATCCTTTATCGTTTGCCGTATTCTATAGAGATATTGGAATAGTTCAATATTTGCTTGATAATATTAACGATGAATCGGTTTTATTGCATAGAGACGAAGACGGATGGAACGCTTTCGCTTATGCATGCGCGGTTGGAACTTTAGATATAATAAAAGCGCTTATTCAAAAATATCCCGATTTCGTTAATTGGGAAAATTCTTACGGAGCGAACGGGCTTCACATGGCGGCTTTGCATGGCAATATTTCAGTTTTCGATTATTTGGTTAATGATTTAAAAATAGATATAAATTCTACGGATGACGAAGGAAAAGGAGTTTTACATTATGCTAAAGATTATAATATATATTATGAGGAAATCGAAGACGCTCTTATAAAATTAGGCGCTAAAAGAGATTATGACGATTATGAAGAGGATGAAGACGATTATTAAAAATAAATATGAATAAATTTATTAAAACAAAAGAAAGATTAAAAGAATTAATTGAAAATCAATATTTAATAATTGACGGCGCTACGGGAACGGAACTTCAAAAAAAAGAAATTAAAAAAGAAGAATGGATTATAAACGGAAATAATATTCAAGGATGCAATGAAATCTTAAATATAAACGCTCCGCATATAATGAAAGAAGTGCATATTGATTATTTGAATGCGGGAGCTAATATAATAAAAACAAATAGTTTTGGCGCTATTCCTTCGGTTTTGAGCGAATACGATATTTCAGAAATGGCTTATGAAATCTCAAAAAAATCTGCAATCATATCGAAAGAAGCTATAAAAGAGTTTAAAGAAAAAACAAATTCAAACAGAGATATTTTTGCAGCGGGAAGTTTAGGACCTGGAATAAGACTTCCAAGTTTAGGACAAATAAGTTTTGACGAACTTTATAAAGGTTATTTGGAAGCGATAAAAGGATTAATAGACGGCGGAGTCGATATTATTTTACTTGAAACGGCTCAAGATATTTTGCAACTTAAAGCGGGAATTTTAGCATGCAACGATATTGACGAAAATATTCCAATAATGGTTTCGGTTACAATAGAAAAAGAAGGCGCTATGCTTTTAGGAACGGATATTGAAACGGCTTATACGGTTTTGTCGAATTTAAATATATTTTCAATCGGTATGAATTGCGGAACAGGACCCGATATGGCAATGAGGCATATTAAAAAATTAACGGAAATATCTTATTTGCCCGTGTCGATTCATAGCAATGCGGGACTTCCTCAAAATAGAGGCGGTAAAGCATATTATAGCATGCAACCTGAAGAGTTTGCCGAAATTAACAGCGAGTTTTTTAATTTGGACGGACTTGCATTTATTGGAGGTTGCTGCGGAACTACTCCCGAACATATAAAAGCTTTATCCGAAATAGCTAAAAATTTTAAACCTAAAAAACCTAAATTAGAAAAACCGCGTCCTTATATTTCAAGTTTATTTAATATAGTAAGCATAAAACAAGAACCCGCGCCTTTAATGATTGGAGAGAGAAGCAACGCTACTGGAAGTAAAGTTTTTAGAGAGCTTATGATTGCAGGCGATATGGATGGAATGCTTGATATTGGAATAAAGCAAGTTAAAGCGGGAAGCCATGCCATAGATATTAACGCGGCTTGGGCTGGGCGAGATGAAATTGAAGATATAAAAAAAATACTTTCCGCTTATGTTAAACAAATATCTCTGCCTTTAGTTATTGACGCTATAAAACCTAATGTTATAGAAGAGGCTTTAAAAGTTTATGGCGGAAAATCAATTATAAATTCCGCAAATATGGAACAGGGAGAAGAAAAATTTGACGCTATATGCAAATTGGCAAAAAAATTTGGAGCGGCTATTATGCTTCTTACAATAGACGAAAAAGCTATGGCATTAACTTATAAAGATAAAATTTCTATGTGCGATAGAATGTATAATAGAGCGGTTAATATTCATAAAATTTATCCGCATGATATTATATTCGACCCTTTGACTTTTACATTAGCAAGCGGAGATGAAAATAGTTTTAACGCGGGAATGGAAACTTTAAATGCGATAAAAGAATTATCAAAAAAATATCCCGAAGCTTCAATAAGTTTGGGAGTTTCAAATATATCTTTCGGATTAAAAGAAGAGGCAAGAAAAATATTAAATTCAGTTTTTTTATACGAAGCTATAAATCATGGACTTACAATGGCAATAATAAATGTCGCTCAAATTCTTCCTCTTTCAAAAATATCGGATAAAGAAATAGAGCTTGCAAGAGAACTTATATATAATAAAAAAAATACAAAAGAGCCTCTTATAAATTATATAAATCATTTTTCAGACAAAAAAGAAATTAAAGATATAAATGTAAATATAAAAAAGCCAATAAGAGAAGCTATAAAAGACGCTATGCTTGACGGAGAATGGAAGGATATGCAAAACCTTTTGAATGAGGCTAAAACAAACAGCGATATATTCGGCGGAGAGAAAAAATTTGCTCAAGCTATAATTGACGAAATTTTGCTTCCGACAATGGACGATATAGGAGTAAAATTTGGAGAGGGAACTATTCAACTTCCTTTTGTTTTAGGTTCTGCGGAAGTAATGAAAAAGAGCGTTGATTTTTTATCGGAGTATTTAACGAAAACAAAACAGGAAAAAACCGCTAAAATAATTTTGGGAACGGTTGCGGGCGATGTTCATGATGTTGGAAAAAATTTGGTTGAAATTATAATTAAAAATAACGGATTTGAAACGGTTAATATCGGGACAAAAGTTCCGATAGAAAAATTTTTAGAATCTTATTTTGAAAATAATGCGGATTGTATAGGAATGTCGGGCTTGCTTGTAAAATCAACCGAAGTAATGAAAGAGAATTTAATTTATATAAAAGAAAAAGGATTAAAAATTCCAATTTTACTTGGCGGCGCCGCTTTGACAAGAGAATTTGTAGAAAAAGATTGTAAAGAAGCTTATGGAGGAATGGCTAAAATATTTTATTGCAAAGACGGATTTGACGATATAATAGCGATTAAGGAAATAATAAAAGATAGAGATTTAAATAATCGCAATAAATAATATGAAACAAGGGGCTTAAGTCCATTGTTATAAAGGAGTAAAAATGCAAATAAATCATAATAATCATTTACATTCTATAAATAAGCCTCCGTTTTATGGAAGCAAAGTTTTTGATTTTAATAAGAAAACCGAAAAAGAAGCTTTCGATATGATAAATAAAATCAGATTATTCAGAGCGGGTTTCGGATATTCGACAAAAAATCAGGATATGGAAAAATATAACGAAATGATTAAAAATAAAGTAGAGCCGAAATATGAGGAGATGAAAAATAATATTGTGGAAAATAATTTAATGGAAGTTGTAATGATTTACGGATTTTATAAAACATTTACAGAAAACGATAAACTTTTTATATTTGACGCAGAAGACAATAAATTAACCGACAAAATTATTGAAATTCCTTTAGAGAGAATGCCTAAAGAACCTTATAATTCTATAGTTGATTTTTTTGAAGAAAAAGAAGATACGATTGGTTTTACGGTTGTAAGTTTAGGAAATAAATTCGCAAATTTTTTGAAAATGTTATACGACAATTCGGATTATAAAGATTATTATTTTTATAATGCAATCGGAATAAATATAATCGAAAACTATGTCGATATACTTCAAACAAATATGGATAATTTGCTTTGTCTAAAAAATAACGGAAAGAGAAAGCATGTAGGATGCAGATATTCTTTTGGTTACAAAGCTTTGACAAATATGTTTGGAAATAGAATAATTTTCGACAGATTAAAACCCGAAAAATTTGGAATTACTTTAACCGAAAGTTATATGATGGACCCAGAGCTTACAACCTGCGCTATAGTTTCTTTTTGCGAGGATGCATATTATTTTGCAAATTAGTTTAATGTTGATAATTTTTTTATAAAATGAATTAGATAAAATTGATTAATATATCAAGTAAATAATCTTAAGCGTTATTTTATAAAAACTACTCTGAAATAGAATTATTATCAACCGTATCCGAATCTTCTTCTGTATAATCTTCTAAACTATCTTCATTATCAAAAGAATTATCATTTTCAGAAATTTCATTAATCGGATTTTCAGAATCCTCTTTTGTATTTTTTAAATCCTTATCGGAAATAAGATTTTTTATATCTTCCGCTCTTATGCTTAAATCCATTCTTCTTATAACGATTTTAGCGGTTTCTAAATCTACTCTATCTCCTAAAGAATTAAATAAAGTTATTTCGGCGTCTTCGTTTCTATATTGTTTCATTTCAAGAGTATAGCCTTCAAAATCAACCGCTTTTAATATTTTATTTTTTCCGTCATTTTCAATATCTATAGTTGTGCCATCGGCTCTCTTTTCGTTTATAATAGTTCTTCCGTCTACATAATTTTGAGCGGTTGAAGTCCCTCCATCCGCATAAATATTAATCGTTTCTGTATTTCCTAAAATATCTTTTGTCACCGTTATAGTAGAGCCGTCAGCTTTAACCGTAGTCGTCACGCTGCTAGAATCCGCCGCAACCGCTTCGATTATAGAGCTTGAATCTTTATTTAAAGTCGTAGTTTCTTTTGAGCCGTCTCTCCAAATTATCCTTTTTATTAAAGTTCCGTTTGGCATTTTTATTTCGCTTATAGTCTCTTCGGCTATAGTGTCGGTTATTATTGTTCCGTCAACTTTTTTCGTTATTACAGTAAAAGAGCCGTCATCGTTATAAGTTTTTGTTATTACGCTTCCGTCATCGGCTTTAACATTATAAGATAAATTTCCCTCTCCAGAACTTTTTGAATTTCTCTCTTCGACTCTTCCGTCTGGATAAACTATTTTCAAATTACTTATTCCGTCTTTATCTACAGTCGTAGTGCCTATGCTTCCGTCAATATAATTTGCAACTATCTTATAACTTCCATCTTCAATATTTTCAGTTTTAACGATTAAAGAGCCGTCAGTTTTCTTTATCTCCGTTATAATATTATCGTTTTCAGTTTTTCTATTTATAAAAGAGCCATCGGGATATAAAATATATTCGTAAATATCTCCTTTAGCGGTTTTATAATTTATAGATTTTGAATTATCGGCAAAATAACTTTCTGTTTTTTTATCGCCGTTTTCAAAAATAATTTCAATCTCTCTTTTACCGTAAGGATATAAAGTATCCGAAATCGTATAATCGTTTGAATACATTTTTATTTTTTCAAATTTTCCTTTTTCGTAAACTATTCTTATATCGTTTTCAAAAATAGTCTCTCTTATATAATCAAAATTCGGTGAAATATTTTCAGTCGTTGAGCTTCCGTCATTATTTTCGCTTATTCTATAATTATTCGTAAAAGGAATAAATTTTATTGAATTATCGTTTGTCCTTATTAAAGATATAACTTTATCCAAAGAATCTTTTTGATAATAATCATCTCCGACATTTTTTAAAAATATTTCATAAGATATTGCGGCGTTTGTTAAATCTCCCAAAGCTAAAAAAGTATGTCCCATATTAAGATAAGCGCTATAATATAAAGCGGAAGTATTATAAGAATCAAAAAATGCAATAGCGTTTGTAAAAACAATATTAGTGCCGTCAATAATCAAATCGGTAGTCGTTATAATATTCGTAAGGTTGCCTATAATTTCCAAATTAAAGTTTGTGTTATCTTCAAATATTACGGTTTTATTCGTAAAAAAATATTCGTTTGTAAAAGTATTCGTTATAATAATATTTGTAAATAAAGGTAATTTTGTAAAAGAATTATAAATATTTTTTTTATCTTTTGTTTGAATTAAATTTTCGCTCAAATCTTCGTTTAAATTCTCTTCAGAATTTTCTTCGTTAATTTCTTCTGTAATTTCTTCCAAATTATCATTATTTATATTATTTGAAGAATTATAATTTTCAATCAAATCTTCGCTTAAATTAAAATCTCCTATAAATACGGTATTTGTAACAACATTTTGCCAAATAGTAAATCCGTCTAAAATCTCTTCGTTTATATTTGACAAATAAAGAGAATATAATCTTTCCGCAGAACGATTATACCAAATCAAAGCCTCGTTATAATTTTTTAATTGATAATAAGAGTTTGCTATATTATTGCAATAAGAATAAGAATCGTTTATATCAAAAGCAAGTTTATAATATTCGATAGCGTTTTGATATTGCTTATCTTGAAAATAGCAAGCGCCAATATAATAATAAAGCATATCGTTTGTAGATAAAGGTCTTTTTTTCAAATATAAAAGAAATGCCTCTCGAGATAGATTATATTTTTTTTGAAAAAATAATTTTTCGGCGTTTAAAAATTCTCTGTCTAAATTTATAGAATTTGTATTTAAATTTTTTAAATCGGAATTTTGAGAAAATAAAAAATTAAAAAATACAATAAAAACTATAATAATTTTTTTCATAATATATCCTATTTAAATATTTTAAAAATTTAGTTTATTAGTTTAAGCGAATATATTTAAAACTATTAATTTTTTATATAGTCAAAATAATTATTAAACAGAGAAAATAAAATATACTCGCTATAGCCTCTAACTTTTTTTTCTTTATCCAAAACATCGTCTAAAAATTCAAAAGTATTCAAATTTGGATTTTCTATATAATATATTCTTTCTTTATTTAATAAATTAGGATTTTTTTTAAGCGCTCTTACAAGCGAAATTTCTTTTAATTTATTTTTTTTATCCTCTCTGCTATTATAATATGAAAATAATCTTTTTGATAAATCTTCAAATATAATTTTATTATAAGTAATAGCTCTTCTAACATCCGTATCCAATTCTATACCTTTATTATTAAGCTCTCCGTTGAATAAAGCTATCGAAATCGCGGATTTTATATCGAGTATAGTCGCTTTTTCCTCTTTTATTTTGAATTTTTTACTCTGCATAAAATTAAATATACGCCTTTAAATATGGTAATCGGCAATTATACAATTTAGAAAACAAGGGGTTGCAACCCCTTGTTTATACAATTTAAATATAATTCCGTTATGTTAATATATCGACAATAGAAATATTTTAATTAGACATTTTGATTGAAATAAAATCGTCATTGAAGTAAAAATTTATCATTAATGAAGTAATATATTTATAGTTAATTGCTTCGGCAGAGCCTCATAATGATGAAGAAATAAATTTTCATTGCAATCCGAACAGAGTGATGTGTGGTAATACACATTTAAAAAGTTAATTTTAAAAACAAAAATTTAAGGTTTCTGTTGATAAAAATTATACAAGAAAAAATATTTAATAAAACAAATTATAAAGTTTGCAATCAATCCTTATAATTAATCTTCACAAGCTTCAAATCTGCAGAAACCATAAACAAACAAGGCAAAAGTATCAAAGTTAAAAGAGAAGCGAATAAAAGTCCGTAAGCTAAAGCCATAACTATTGGAACGATTAAATCCGCTCTTCCGCCTATTCCATAAACTGTTGGAAGAAGTCCAAATATTGTTGTAATAGTAGTTAAAAATATCGCTCTAAATCTTTCGCTCGCTCCTTCAACTACGGCGTTAAACACATCTTTTTTATCTTTTATATTTCCGTTTTCAATTATTCTATTAATCAAATCAATCATTATTATTCCGTTATTAACGACAACGCCCGCAAGCCCGACTATTCCAACTCCGCCTACAAAAGACATTGGCATTTTATGAATAGCAAAAGCTAAAATTACTCCGATTATTCCAAAAGGTATTATTCCAAGTATCATTAAAGGCTGAACGAATTTATTGAATTGAAGCAATAGAACGACATAAATCGCAATTATTGCAAATAAATATCCCCAAGCAAGTCCGATTATAGAACCGCTCGTTTCCTTTACCTCGCCCGAAAAATCTACGCTTATTCCTGGATAATCTTTCGATATCGAATTAAAATAATCTTTCATAATATACATTACCTGCAAAGCCGTATTCTCTCCTTGAATAATATCTGCCGTCATAGTTATAGATTTTTTGCCGTTATAATGCATAATGCTTGATTTATTATTTGTAATTTGAATCGTAGCTATATCTTTTAAATATATTAATCTTCCATAAGTGTTTGGAATAAGAAGATTATATAAAGTATTTGTATTATGAGTATATTTTTCGTTCAATTTAACTCTAAAATCTAATCTATTATCAAACTGCTGAATTGAAGTCGCCACTATTCCCGAATAAACCGCTCTTAATTCTCTTGCTGCAATTGAAACATTTAAACCAAGTTCCGCCATTTTATCGTAATTAAATATAACTCTTAATTCTTCCTCGCCTATTTTATCGTCATCGTCATAATTTATTACTCCGCTTAAAGATAATAATTTTTCTTTCATTTTATTTTTTACTTCTTGCGCCTTCAAAGTGTCGTTTCCAATTATTTTTATATCAATCGCTTTGCCTGGATTTATTACAAGTTTTGTATTAATTGTTAAAAGTTCCAATTCTTCTTTAATTTTGCTTTTGTCTATCGCAAAATTCAAATCGTCAATTATATCGAAAGCCGTTTTTTCTCTATTATTTGCAGGGACTAAATATATCATAGTTCCCGCTAAATTATTTAATTCTTCCGATATTTCAACGCTATTTTTATCAAGTTGTTTTCCCGCTAAACTATAAACCGCTATTAAATCTTTATTGTCAATCGTTTCGTAAATTATATTTTCAATTTTAGATAAATATTCTTTAGTTTTATAAATTGAGCTTCCGATTCCCGTATTTATATTTATAACTATTACATCGGCGCTTGTATCGTAAACCAAAGTAAATTTTGAAAATATAGATTTTGAAATCATAATTGAAAATATTAAAATCGCTATAAAAAGTATAATTATTAAATATCTTATTTTAAGCGTAAAAGTTAATAATTTTTTAAAAGGAATTTTTAATATATTAAATAATTTATCTTTATCGAAGTCCAAAGGATTTTTCTTTTTATGCACTTTATAAATTATAGCGTCCATTCCCGTTAAAGTTTTCAAATTGTCTTTCGTTATTAAATTATTCGGAAGCAAAAGAATCGCTTGAAAAATGCTCGTAATTAAAGCGACTATAACAACTTTAGGATATTGATTAATTAATCTTCCCATAGTTCCCGAAACAAAA
Protein-coding regions in this window:
- a CDS encoding tetratricopeptide repeat protein; the protein is MKKIIIVFIVFFNFLFSQNSDLKNLNTNSINLDREFLNAEKLFFQKKYNLSREAFLLYLKKRPLSTNDMLYYYIGACYFQDKQYQNAIEYYKLAFDINDSYSYCNNIANSYYQLKNYNEALIWYNRSAERLYSLYLSNINEEILDGFTIWQNVVTNTVFIGDFNLSEDLIENYNSSNNINNDNLEEITEEINEENSEENLNEDLSENLIQTKDKKNIYNSFTKLPLFTNIIITNTFTNEYFFTNKTVIFEDNTNFNLEIIGNLTNIITTTDLIIDGTNIVFTNAIAFFDSYNTSALYYSAYLNMGHTFLALGDLTNAAISYEIFLKNVGDDYYQKDSLDKVISLIRTNDNSIKFIPFTNNYRISENNDGSSTTENISPNFDYIRETIFENDIRIVYEKGKFEKIKMYSNDYTISDTLYPYGKREIEIIFENGDKKTESYFADNSKSINYKTAKGDIYEYILYPDGSFINRKTENDNIITEIKKTDGSLIVKTENIEDGSYKIVANYIDGSIGTTTVDKDGISNLKIVYPDGRVEERNSKSSGEGNLSYNVKADDGSVITKTYNDDGSFTVITKKVDGTIITDTIAEETISEIKMPNGTLIKRIIWRDGSKETTTLNKDSSSIIEAVAADSSSVTTTVKADGSTITVTKDILGNTETINIYADGGTSTAQNYVDGRTIINEKRADGTTIDIENDGKNKILKAVDFEGYTLEMKQYRNEDAEITLFNSLGDRVDLETAKIVIRRMDLSIRAEDIKNLISDKDLKNTKEDSENPINEISENDNSFDNEDSLEDYTEEDSDTVDNNSISE
- a CDS encoding vitamin B12 dependent-methionine synthase activation domain-containing protein, whose translation is MQINHNNHLHSINKPPFYGSKVFDFNKKTEKEAFDMINKIRLFRAGFGYSTKNQDMEKYNEMIKNKVEPKYEEMKNNIVENNLMEVVMIYGFYKTFTENDKLFIFDAEDNKLTDKIIEIPLERMPKEPYNSIVDFFEEKEDTIGFTVVSLGNKFANFLKMLYDNSDYKDYYFYNAIGINIIENYVDILQTNMDNLLCLKNNGKRKHVGCRYSFGYKALTNMFGNRIIFDRLKPEKFGITLTESYMMDPELTTCAIVSFCEDAYYFAN
- a CDS encoding efflux RND transporter permease subunit; translation: MNKIIEIFAKNRLLVNVIIIITLALGVYAFINIKKEAFPSTDFDVIVVQIIYPGASPEDVEQNAMIPIEDELQTIAGIDEFYSLIVENAGILTIRIDMELKDTRPVKDEIFRKIQNAPNVSRDIQEIKIIEANADKMPIYNLGIHFKEGIEGDEKELYDISKKLERELKYVDGVANIEVYGRSEPEIQIIANPYKLREYYISLTEIIQALSLRNIRSTSGSIKPTEYDNIDKKNKLLVTTGQFENPLSITNLIIRSIFNGKPVRLSDVAEVKEFFAKKNVFMRVNKTDGYSINIIKKEDADIIKTINNVNKFLEENKNIIPENIEISVMGNNSRTINDLLNAVTSNIAGGFVIIFLILIIFLDFKSAIFTSLGMIIVISVSMIYMKYSNITFNTISLAGIITVLGMIVDNSIVVSENIFNYHQKGFKGLDATKSAVGEVFMPMLVSTLTTVAAFTPMIFVSGTMGRLINQYPKVVIVALITSIFQAILLLPNNLITKDNLKTLTGMDAIIYKVHKKKNPLDFDKDKLFNILKIPFKKLLTFTLKIRYLIIILFIAILIFSIMISKSIFSKFTLVYDTSADVIVININTGIGSSIYKTKEYLSKIENIIYETIDNKDLIAVYSLAGKQLDKNSVEISEELNNLAGTMIYLVPANNREKTAFDIIDDLNFAIDKSKIKEELELLTINTKLVINPGKAIDIKIIGNDTLKAQEVKNKMKEKLLSLSGVINYDDDDKIGEEELRVIFNYDKMAELGLNVSIAARELRAVYSGIVATSIQQFDNRLDFRVKLNEKYTHNTNTLYNLLIPNTYGRLIYLKDIATIQITNNKSSIMHYNGKKSITMTADIIQGENTALQVMYIMKDYFNSISKDYPGISVDFSGEVKETSGSIIGLAWGYLFAIIAIYVVLLLQFNKFVQPLMILGIIPFGIIGVILAFAIHKMPMSFVGGVGIVGLAGVVVNNGIIMIDLINRIIENGNIKDKKDVFNAVVEGASERFRAIFLTTITTIFGLLPTVYGIGGRADLIVPIVMALAYGLLFASLLTLILLPCLFMVSADLKLVKINYKD